In Exiguobacterium sibiricum 7-3, a genomic segment contains:
- a CDS encoding glutathione peroxidase, with product MPSLYEIEVKDATGQTISLQDYAGEVLLIVNTASKCGLVGQFGDLQRLYDKYADQGVKVLGFPCDQFNNQEFADQQETMQFCQRNYGVTFPMFQKIDVNGPAEHRLYTYLKQQQGGLLSSNIKWNFTKFLVDRQGRVVKRFAPVDSIQTIEITLVRYV from the coding sequence ATGCCATCGCTCTATGAGATCGAGGTGAAAGACGCAACCGGACAGACCATTTCCTTGCAGGATTACGCCGGAGAGGTACTTCTCATCGTCAATACAGCCAGTAAATGCGGACTTGTCGGTCAGTTTGGGGATTTGCAACGGTTGTACGACAAGTATGCCGATCAAGGCGTCAAGGTCCTTGGATTTCCGTGTGACCAGTTCAACAATCAGGAATTTGCCGATCAGCAAGAAACGATGCAGTTTTGCCAGCGGAATTACGGTGTGACGTTTCCGATGTTTCAGAAGATTGACGTCAACGGCCCGGCAGAACACCGGTTGTATACGTATTTAAAGCAGCAGCAGGGTGGACTATTGTCGTCGAACATCAAGTGGAACTTCACGAAGTTTCTCGTCGATCGTCAAGGGCGGGTCGTCAAACGGTTTGCGCCGGTTGATTCGATCCAGACGATTGAAATAACACTGGTGCGCTATGTATAA
- a CDS encoding GNAT family N-acetyltransferase encodes MSYTYLPLTQSQAEEIAYEWTYEGDFAFYDMPNDQDDLAEFLDPDQRTEHYYAVMDETKLIGFFVFEPGQNSLELALGMRPDLTGQGNGPAFLKSGLAFAIQKYQPRYIELAVATFNERAIRLYAKSGFEPVERFQQETNGGSYEFVKMRLHTGIMK; translated from the coding sequence ATGAGCTATACTTATCTGCCACTGACACAAAGTCAGGCGGAAGAGATTGCCTATGAATGGACATACGAAGGCGACTTTGCCTTTTATGATATGCCGAACGATCAGGACGACTTGGCAGAATTTTTGGATCCCGATCAACGGACGGAACATTATTATGCGGTGATGGATGAAACAAAACTAATCGGATTTTTTGTATTTGAGCCTGGACAGAATAGTCTTGAGTTGGCACTGGGAATGCGACCAGATTTGACGGGACAGGGAAACGGTCCAGCGTTCTTGAAAAGTGGTCTCGCCTTTGCGATTCAAAAGTATCAACCGCGCTACATCGAATTAGCCGTCGCAACCTTTAACGAACGGGCCATCCGGCTGTATGCGAAAAGCGGTTTTGAACCGGTTGAACGGTTTCAACAGGAAACGAACGGCGGAAGTTATGAATTCGTCAAAATGCGTCTGCATACAGGAATCATGAAATGA
- a CDS encoding GntR family transcriptional regulator, whose product MSTKKKPKYEKIADELRERILNGGYDVEEAMPDEIQLGQEFEVSRMTMKRALEILVLEGIIYRQRGQGTFILPSNFSQGRINVLNKESQGLTKLLGERAVKSEVLQFEVRFPEAEVARHLMIEKTDPVYEIRRVRYVEEEPYVIEHTFMPSSLITGLTKEILDSSIYRYIQEELGYTITSSHKMIRADKPNQWDREYLGNEETDPVIEVEQVVFLGNGKPFEYSFSRHRYDKFVFTSVHIGR is encoded by the coding sequence ATGTCTACAAAAAAGAAACCAAAGTATGAAAAAATCGCGGATGAGTTACGCGAACGAATCCTCAACGGCGGATATGATGTCGAGGAAGCCATGCCGGATGAGATTCAGTTGGGACAGGAATTCGAAGTCAGTCGAATGACGATGAAACGCGCACTGGAAATTTTAGTACTGGAAGGCATCATCTACCGGCAACGAGGGCAAGGCACGTTCATCCTGCCATCGAATTTTTCGCAGGGAAGAATCAATGTATTGAATAAAGAATCGCAGGGGTTGACGAAACTGCTCGGGGAGCGGGCAGTGAAAAGTGAAGTCTTGCAGTTCGAGGTCCGCTTCCCGGAAGCGGAAGTCGCCCGGCACTTGATGATTGAGAAAACCGATCCGGTCTACGAGATACGACGTGTCCGGTATGTGGAAGAGGAACCATATGTCATTGAACATACGTTTATGCCTTCATCACTGATCACCGGATTGACGAAAGAAATTCTGGACAGTTCGATTTACCGGTACATTCAAGAAGAACTCGGCTATACGATCACCAGTTCACACAAGATGATTCGCGCAGACAAACCGAACCAGTGGGATCGTGAATATCTAGGGAACGAAGAAACCGATCCCGTGATTGAAGTCGAACAAGTCGTCTTTCTCGGAAACGGAAAACCGTTCGAATATTCATTTTCGCGGCATCGATATGATAAATTTGTATTTACGTCTGTTCATATCGGTCGCTAA
- a CDS encoding glycoside hydrolase family 1 protein codes for MNQIENMTGQTKKYTFPTDFWWGTAASATQMEGAADEAGKGPNIWDYWYEQEPNRFFDGVSANVASNFYHRYEEDIALMKELGHNSFRLSISWSRLFPTGEGKINPLAVDFYNRVIDELIQADIEPFVNLYHFDMPLALQQKGGWESRDVVLHFVDYAKTCFELFGDRVSKWFTHNEPIVPVEGGYLYDFHYPNVVDFKRAVQVAYHSILSSALAIKAYKESDQAGKIGIILNLTPSYPRSQNEADVQAAHLADILFNRSFLDPSVLGTFPQELINLLEEQNALPDMEETDRQMIATYTVDLLGINYYQPRRIKVKEHLPNPAAPFMPEHLFDYYEMPGRKMNRHRGWEIYEKGVYDILTNLRENYGNIECFISENGMGVEGEERYRDADGSIQDDYRIDFIAEHLKWVHLALQEGANVKGYHLWTFMDNWSWSNAYKNRYGFVGVDLASQTRTVKKSGHWFKQLIEEDGFIK; via the coding sequence ATGAATCAGATTGAAAACATGACCGGACAAACAAAAAAGTATACCTTTCCGACTGACTTTTGGTGGGGAACGGCTGCCTCCGCCACGCAAATGGAAGGGGCGGCAGATGAAGCGGGAAAGGGTCCGAACATTTGGGACTACTGGTACGAGCAAGAGCCCAACCGATTCTTTGACGGGGTCAGTGCGAACGTAGCGTCTAATTTTTATCACCGGTACGAAGAGGATATCGCTTTGATGAAGGAACTGGGACACAACTCTTTCCGACTGTCGATTTCCTGGTCACGGCTGTTCCCGACAGGTGAAGGGAAAATCAATCCATTGGCCGTGGACTTCTATAATCGTGTGATCGATGAGCTGATCCAGGCGGATATCGAACCATTCGTCAATCTATACCATTTCGATATGCCGCTTGCGCTGCAACAAAAAGGTGGATGGGAGAGCCGGGACGTCGTCCTGCATTTCGTCGACTATGCCAAGACTTGCTTCGAGTTGTTCGGTGACCGCGTATCGAAATGGTTCACGCATAACGAACCGATCGTCCCGGTCGAAGGTGGCTATCTGTATGATTTCCATTATCCGAATGTAGTGGACTTCAAAAGAGCCGTCCAGGTCGCTTATCATTCGATCTTATCCAGTGCACTGGCAATCAAAGCATATAAGGAATCAGACCAGGCGGGCAAGATCGGTATCATTCTGAACCTGACCCCTTCTTATCCGAGAAGCCAGAATGAGGCGGACGTCCAAGCTGCTCACTTGGCGGACATCCTGTTCAACCGTTCCTTCCTGGATCCATCCGTGCTCGGGACCTTCCCGCAAGAACTGATCAATCTGTTAGAGGAACAAAACGCTCTACCGGACATGGAAGAAACGGACCGGCAGATGATTGCGACCTATACGGTCGACCTGCTCGGTATTAACTATTACCAGCCGAGACGGATCAAGGTGAAGGAGCATCTGCCGAACCCCGCAGCACCGTTCATGCCGGAGCATCTGTTCGATTATTACGAGATGCCGGGACGTAAAATGAACCGTCACAGGGGATGGGAAATTTACGAGAAGGGTGTCTATGACATCTTGACGAACTTGCGTGAGAACTATGGAAACATCGAGTGCTTCATTTCGGAGAACGGCATGGGCGTCGAGGGAGAAGAACGGTATCGTGATGCGGACGGAAGCATTCAGGATGATTACCGGATTGATTTCATCGCGGAGCATCTCAAGTGGGTCCATCTTGCCTTACAAGAAGGTGCGAACGTCAAAGGGTATCATCTTTGGACGTTCATGGATAACTGGTCATGGAGCAATGCGTATAAAAACCGATATGGCTTCGTCGGGGTGGACTTGGCCAGTCAGACCAGAACGGTCAAAAAGAGTGGACATTGGTTCAAGCAATTGATAGAAGAGGATGGTTTCATAAAATGA
- a CDS encoding DUF2268 domain-containing protein, giving the protein MKKIIAPLLCIPFLLLAACTDETEKTVTHSESKKFKPETVKIGEDGELNIVPLYAPYQTYLKASLKADTSETDTKNYAEYVLRYIDKIGEKENFDPTTLETFFMLKATAYEQDLLNQTNELMKQHDEIKDIITKNYIASYEALPKKKATIFIAPSNPEFWSMTDPLAGVSGAAFQDSIIIQLNPNFDKEVLAYTIAHEYHHLVLNDTPELSRIDTSLDSVIFEGKADAFADQIVTEVSPPWNIPMDDTTKKHVSRLIGNGEANYQEITMGNTEKDIPLWSRYSLGRDILTHHLKANPDLAIKTWTYEENHAILKGYKYQKLIE; this is encoded by the coding sequence TTGAAAAAAATAATCGCTCCTTTACTTTGTATCCCGTTCCTGCTGTTAGCAGCCTGTACAGACGAAACAGAAAAAACAGTGACGCACTCCGAAAGTAAAAAATTTAAACCGGAAACCGTAAAGATCGGCGAGGATGGTGAATTAAACATCGTGCCGCTTTATGCGCCCTATCAAACTTATTTGAAAGCATCGCTTAAAGCCGATACTTCAGAAACGGATACAAAAAATTACGCAGAATACGTCCTTCGTTACATAGATAAGATTGGAGAGAAGGAAAACTTTGATCCGACCACCCTAGAGACTTTCTTTATGTTGAAGGCGACAGCTTACGAGCAGGATCTGCTGAACCAAACGAATGAATTGATGAAACAGCATGACGAAATCAAAGATATCATTACAAAAAACTATATCGCTTCCTATGAAGCGCTCCCTAAAAAGAAAGCTACGATTTTCATCGCACCGTCCAATCCGGAATTTTGGTCAATGACGGATCCTTTGGCCGGAGTGTCCGGAGCAGCTTTTCAAGACTCGATTATCATTCAACTAAATCCAAACTTCGATAAAGAAGTTTTAGCCTATACGATTGCGCATGAATATCATCACCTGGTTTTAAATGATACACCGGAGTTAAGCAGAATTGACACATCCCTTGATTCGGTCATCTTCGAAGGAAAAGCAGATGCCTTTGCCGATCAGATCGTCACGGAAGTCTCGCCTCCTTGGAATATACCGATGGATGATACAACCAAAAAACATGTGTCACGTCTGATTGGGAATGGTGAAGCCAATTATCAGGAGATTACAATGGGGAACACTGAAAAAGACATTCCTTTATGGAGCCGTTACTCTTTAGGTCGCGATATCTTGACGCATCATCTGAAAGCAAACCCTGATCTCGCCATCAAAACATGGACGTATGAAGAGAATCACGCTATTTTGAAGGGATATAAGTATCAAAAGCTCATTGAATGA
- a CDS encoding EamA family transporter — protein sequence MQKQSSMLLILLAAMLWGTTGTSQAFAPEAAHPIAIGAVRLAVGGLFLLSLVLLTGKLTLKDWPLPTIFLAALSMAAYQPLFFSAVLMTGVAVGTVVAIGSAPIFSGLIEWIVLKNRPGTIWWLSTLLSIAGCLLLVMNQASVSVNPFGIVLALGAGMSFAIYTFVSRDLVKTHPPLSVVAVVFTLSALLLSPLLFLFDLSWVFSLRGAGISLHLGVLATGVAYLLFARGLAHVSSSTAVTLSLGEPLTAALLGVFVLGETLSLLSWVGISLLFCGIGLLVWSSRSTRQSDILELAKEKHS from the coding sequence ATGCAAAAACAGTCTTCGATGTTGCTGATTTTACTGGCGGCGATGCTCTGGGGAACAACCGGCACGTCACAAGCCTTTGCGCCGGAAGCCGCTCATCCGATTGCGATTGGCGCCGTCCGCTTGGCGGTCGGCGGATTATTTTTACTCAGTCTCGTCTTATTGACGGGAAAGTTGACGCTGAAAGACTGGCCGCTGCCAACGATTTTTCTTGCTGCGCTCAGCATGGCCGCCTATCAGCCGTTGTTCTTTTCCGCTGTCCTCATGACCGGTGTCGCCGTCGGAACGGTCGTCGCAATCGGCAGTGCGCCGATTTTTTCCGGATTGATTGAATGGATTGTCTTAAAAAATCGACCGGGCACGATTTGGTGGCTGTCGACATTGCTTTCGATTGCCGGTTGTTTACTGTTGGTCATGAATCAGGCATCCGTTTCAGTCAATCCATTCGGGATCGTGCTCGCACTCGGTGCCGGCATGTCCTTTGCCATCTACACGTTTGTCAGCCGGGACTTAGTGAAAACACACCCTCCGCTATCCGTCGTCGCGGTCGTGTTTACACTCAGCGCTCTCTTGTTATCGCCACTGTTATTCCTGTTTGATCTGTCATGGGTGTTCAGTCTGCGCGGTGCCGGCATCAGTCTCCATCTTGGTGTCCTTGCAACAGGTGTTGCCTACTTGTTGTTTGCACGAGGTCTTGCGCACGTTTCGTCATCGACAGCCGTCACGCTGTCGCTTGGTGAACCGTTGACCGCTGCTTTACTCGGCGTCTTTGTCCTCGGGGAAACGCTCAGTCTGTTATCGTGGGTCGGCATTTCGCTTTTATTCTGCGGTATCGGACTACTCGTCTGGTCGTCGCGTTCGACACGTCAGTCGGACATACTCGAACTCGCCAAGGAAAAACACTCTTAA
- a CDS encoding PTS lactose/cellobiose transporter subunit IIA: MPTNEQTIEQVAFMMILHSGNARSTIREAIEVYKDGTFEEFDQLLSSARSQLQEAHQVHFGQVQKEANGEPATLSLLLLHAEDHLMSTQTMLDLTSGLIELMEHKFSKK; encoded by the coding sequence ATGCCAACGAATGAACAGACGATTGAACAAGTAGCGTTCATGATGATTTTGCACAGCGGGAATGCAAGAAGTACGATCCGTGAGGCAATCGAAGTGTATAAAGACGGTACCTTTGAAGAGTTTGATCAATTGCTGTCCAGTGCACGTTCGCAACTGCAGGAAGCGCACCAGGTTCACTTTGGACAAGTGCAAAAGGAAGCGAACGGTGAACCGGCAACGTTGTCCCTATTACTGCTGCATGCAGAGGACCACTTGATGTCGACTCAGACGATGCTTGATTTAACCTCGGGGCTCATCGAGCTCATGGAACATAAGTTTTCTAAAAAATAA
- a CDS encoding SMI1/KNR4 family protein — MKPIERTLTLLKQMFKDEPRFIMGRYGRNGWATCSFNKPLTSQEIESCLPENNFTLPKDYKHFLTLHDGCGLFRTESDLILELFPLKEMLEMSEEHHSEDGLLSEGNFWIIGQIDEDWILIDKNQCADAEGSFKKPYITVMHPSDGLDMAVPLNLNFECFLERAIIAQGDYFWEWSEDLEMTVIYDDTLTYEEVDETLYLEDKK, encoded by the coding sequence ATGAAACCGATTGAAAGAACATTGACTTTGCTCAAACAAATGTTTAAAGATGAGCCGAGATTTATTATGGGAAGATACGGTAGAAACGGATGGGCAACTTGTAGTTTTAATAAACCTTTAACTTCTCAAGAAATTGAATCCTGCTTGCCTGAAAATAATTTTACTTTGCCGAAAGACTATAAACATTTTTTAACGTTGCATGATGGATGTGGCTTATTTAGAACTGAATCTGATTTAATTCTAGAATTGTTTCCTCTTAAGGAAATGCTCGAAATGTCAGAAGAACACCATTCAGAAGACGGTCTCCTCTCAGAAGGAAACTTCTGGATCATAGGTCAAATAGATGAGGATTGGATTTTAATTGATAAAAATCAATGTGCGGATGCAGAAGGATCCTTTAAAAAACCATATATCACAGTTATGCATCCATCAGATGGTCTGGATATGGCTGTTCCATTAAATTTGAATTTCGAATGTTTTTTAGAACGCGCTATTATTGCACAGGGCGATTACTTTTGGGAGTGGTCAGAAGACCTTGAAATGACTGTAATATATGATGATACTTTAACGTATGAAGAAGTCGACGAAACACTTTATCTTGAAGATAAGAAATAA
- a CDS encoding SMI1/KNR4 family protein — protein sequence MNQIAVVLDGLKQKISHGSTFIQRSYNSIGQATFHLPKPVKPETLQAFEAEFKQPLPSEYQTFLELHDGAKLFMLGDEGLVLHPLEEVMEKTIEAKEDGLIDEDYDHYWIIGEVNEGYLLIHTDHAKTEDTPYMYWKYHEGSTEDTDAIGQNFGTFLERSIIAQGDMYWEFNSFDVREDDYYVEEDTEQVQAGVPIASEERVRIEIEYPIYRRGGFIVSFYTYENGKPDLWWQSDYDTMKQVHRSLISTLEEPQFCFTEINVFQKEAPLWESEDASGEQIAKRVEHPQTQIMQYDGYQAFVNDLPRPLPGWE from the coding sequence ATGAATCAAATCGCAGTTGTCCTCGATGGACTCAAACAGAAAATCAGCCATGGATCGACGTTCATCCAGCGAAGTTACAATTCAATCGGTCAAGCCACGTTCCATCTGCCAAAACCGGTCAAACCGGAAACACTTCAAGCGTTCGAAGCCGAGTTCAAGCAACCGTTACCGAGCGAATATCAGACTTTTCTTGAACTGCATGACGGAGCGAAACTGTTTATGTTAGGTGACGAAGGGCTGGTCTTACATCCGCTCGAAGAGGTGATGGAAAAGACGATCGAAGCCAAGGAAGACGGTCTGATCGATGAAGACTATGATCATTACTGGATCATCGGAGAAGTGAACGAAGGATATCTTCTGATTCATACGGATCATGCAAAAACCGAAGATACACCCTACATGTACTGGAAGTATCACGAAGGGTCAACCGAGGACACCGATGCTATCGGTCAAAACTTCGGGACATTCCTTGAACGGTCGATCATCGCGCAAGGTGATATGTACTGGGAATTCAACAGCTTCGATGTCCGGGAAGACGATTACTATGTCGAAGAAGACACCGAACAGGTACAGGCGGGTGTACCGATTGCATCCGAGGAACGGGTCCGGATCGAAATCGAGTATCCGATTTACCGCCGGGGAGGTTTTATTGTTTCTTTCTATACATATGAAAATGGAAAACCTGATTTATGGTGGCAATCTGACTACGATACGATGAAACAGGTGCATCGTTCTCTTATAAGTACTTTGGAGGAACCACAGTTCTGTTTTACAGAAATCAATGTGTTCCAAAAAGAAGCACCACTTTGGGAAAGTGAAGATGCATCCGGTGAACAGATCGCGAAACGTGTAGAACATCCGCAAACCCAAATCATGCAGTATGACGGGTATCAAGCCTTTGTGAACGACTTACCGCGTCCATTACCGGGTTGGGAATAA
- a CDS encoding type I phosphomannose isomerase catalytic subunit, producing the protein MQEPIFFEPVAKERIWGGQKLRQYGFPVSDERRIGEVWTIASHPNGMTTVQSRTLTGLTLEELWSNHPEIFGMETHSDFPLLLKWIDASTDLSVQVHPTDADARRYEDQPFGKNECWYIIDCPENATLIYGHSLSSPSELDTAVDQGTLVQSLKHIPVSKGDFFYVPAGTVHALTKGCVVLEIQQSSDTTYRLYDYDRLDPVTGMKRPLHLDQARRVIRFPHFHYAEPPVFLSSFRKRLTQTPDFFVEEWAIRQTHTLESSPLFQIITVIEGTIELNGVKLSVGTTVLLPANSEHTVSGTGLLIVTGPSLKITRPLRIGIDLGGTQTRVAVVNQDTIIKQLSFPTRPAAGPEQTISHIKQAIQLFSDEFQLTTIGIAAPGPLDTKTGHLLSPPNLPGWDDVDLVTPLSSTFDIPVSLENDANAAALGEALFGAGQSYSSVYYVTVSTGIGGGYVYEKKLIRGAHGYAGEIGNTIIDSSGPAHPVLNAGSLEGLASGTALQSRALEKRASSIERLLEDPQERTRFINHLATGLANIIHTIDPDVIVIGGGVTGSADLYWEELLEAVSGLVYPSLRSSIDIRLATLEGHAGVIGAAYLE; encoded by the coding sequence ATGCAGGAACCGATTTTTTTCGAACCCGTCGCAAAAGAGCGAATTTGGGGTGGTCAGAAGCTTCGACAGTATGGTTTCCCCGTTTCAGACGAACGACGTATAGGTGAAGTCTGGACGATTGCCAGTCATCCGAACGGCATGACGACCGTTCAATCCAGAACACTGACAGGTCTTACGCTGGAAGAATTATGGTCAAATCACCCTGAAATTTTTGGAATGGAGACGCACTCCGACTTCCCGCTTTTACTGAAGTGGATCGATGCCTCGACGGATTTATCGGTCCAAGTCCACCCGACCGACGCGGATGCGAGACGCTATGAAGACCAGCCGTTCGGTAAGAATGAATGTTGGTACATCATCGATTGTCCTGAGAACGCTACTCTCATCTACGGTCATTCCCTGTCTTCGCCATCCGAACTTGATACGGCAGTCGACCAGGGAACCTTAGTCCAATCGCTGAAGCACATCCCAGTCTCAAAAGGTGATTTCTTCTATGTACCGGCCGGAACGGTCCATGCTTTGACGAAAGGCTGTGTCGTCCTCGAAATCCAACAAAGTTCAGATACGACTTACCGGCTATATGATTATGATCGTCTCGATCCTGTGACAGGAATGAAACGTCCGCTTCATCTCGATCAAGCCCGACGCGTCATCCGTTTCCCGCATTTTCACTACGCGGAACCTCCTGTTTTCTTGTCTTCCTTCCGCAAAAGATTGACGCAGACACCTGATTTCTTCGTCGAAGAATGGGCCATCCGCCAGACACATACCTTGGAGTCATCCCCTTTGTTCCAAATCATTACGGTCATCGAAGGAACGATTGAATTGAATGGTGTTAAATTATCAGTTGGCACAACGGTCCTCTTACCTGCTAATAGCGAGCATACTGTCTCCGGAACAGGACTTCTGATCGTCACCGGTCCCTCACTAAAAATAACGCGTCCGCTCCGGATCGGGATCGATTTAGGTGGCACCCAGACACGCGTCGCCGTCGTCAATCAGGATACTATCATTAAACAGCTATCGTTTCCGACACGTCCGGCAGCTGGTCCGGAACAAACTATCTCTCACATCAAACAAGCCATTCAACTGTTCTCGGACGAATTCCAGCTGACGACAATCGGTATCGCAGCCCCCGGGCCGCTCGATACCAAGACGGGACATCTCCTGTCTCCTCCGAACTTGCCGGGTTGGGATGACGTCGATCTCGTCACCCCTCTATCCTCGACGTTCGACATCCCGGTGTCGCTTGAGAATGATGCGAATGCCGCAGCCCTCGGCGAAGCTCTATTCGGAGCGGGTCAATCGTACTCTTCCGTCTATTACGTGACCGTCAGTACGGGTATAGGCGGCGGATATGTGTATGAGAAAAAACTCATTCGTGGGGCGCACGGGTACGCAGGAGAAATCGGCAATACGATCATCGATTCATCCGGTCCGGCACATCCTGTGCTTAATGCCGGTTCGCTTGAAGGACTGGCCAGCGGCACGGCTCTTCAATCACGCGCTTTAGAAAAGCGGGCGTCGTCCATCGAACGGTTACTCGAGGACCCGCAGGAACGGACCCGTTTCATCAACCACCTGGCGACAGGACTCGCCAATATCATTCATACGATTGATCCAGATGTCATCGTCATCGGCGGTGGGGTTACCGGATCAGCCGATTTGTATTGGGAAGAGTTGCTTGAAGCTGTCAGCGGATTAGTCTATCCGTCGCTCCGATCTAGTATCGATATCCGTCTCGCGACACTGGAGGGTCATGCCGGAGTCATCGGAGCGGCATATCTAGAGTGA
- the celB gene encoding PTS cellobiose transporter subunit IIC, with translation MTENSKWFDLLSRFLMPMAAFLNNSRYLQTLRDAFMLAFPITMFGSLIVVVANLPFLDKFMSPGVLDAFKTSLGNAPSATMGIMSLFVVFGIGYYLSKSYEVEAVFGGVIALVSFLLLTPFFVSVENVTGPVGNVIPLDRLGAKGMFLAMITGFLAGEIYRFVVQKNWTIKMPAGVPTAVAKSFSALIPALLTLTTFLMINIAVTSLLNTNLHDLIFDLVQKPLVNLGNGLVPTLIAIFFVQLFWFFGLHGQVIVNSVMDPIWNTLSLENLNAYTSNGEIPNIISKQFIEIYTVGIGGSGSTLAVVVAILLFMRSKQLKQIGKLSIGPGIFNVNEPMIFGLPIVMNPLIMIPWIFAPMITVTVTYFAMSTGLVPPPTGVAVPWTVPMFISGMMATNSLAGGLLQLVNFAIIMAVWFPFLVFIDRLNLKKERAEAKTIQEKDQQIG, from the coding sequence ATGACTGAGAATAGTAAGTGGTTCGACCTGTTGAGTCGTTTCCTGATGCCGATGGCGGCATTTTTGAATAACAGTCGTTACCTGCAAACGTTACGTGATGCGTTCATGCTTGCTTTTCCGATTACGATGTTCGGTTCGTTGATCGTCGTCGTCGCGAATCTACCGTTTCTTGATAAGTTCATGTCTCCTGGCGTACTCGATGCCTTCAAGACGTCACTCGGGAATGCACCGTCCGCGACGATGGGAATCATGTCATTGTTTGTGGTATTTGGAATTGGCTATTATCTTTCTAAAAGTTACGAAGTCGAAGCCGTATTCGGTGGTGTCATTGCTTTAGTCTCGTTCTTATTACTTACTCCATTTTTTGTTTCAGTTGAAAATGTCACAGGTCCGGTCGGAAACGTCATCCCGCTCGACCGCTTAGGTGCGAAAGGCATGTTCCTTGCCATGATCACCGGATTCTTGGCAGGAGAAATCTACCGCTTCGTCGTCCAGAAGAACTGGACGATCAAAATGCCGGCCGGCGTGCCGACTGCGGTCGCCAAATCTTTTTCAGCTCTCATCCCGGCCTTGTTGACCCTCACTACCTTCCTCATGATCAACATTGCGGTCACTTCTCTTTTGAACACGAACTTACACGATCTCATTTTTGACCTTGTCCAAAAGCCGCTCGTCAATCTAGGAAACGGACTCGTCCCGACCTTGATTGCCATCTTCTTTGTCCAGCTCTTCTGGTTCTTCGGTCTCCACGGTCAGGTCATCGTCAACTCGGTGATGGATCCGATCTGGAATACGCTGTCACTCGAAAATCTGAACGCCTACACGTCAAATGGAGAAATCCCGAACATCATCAGCAAACAGTTCATCGAAATCTACACTGTCGGGATCGGCGGATCAGGTTCGACCCTGGCTGTCGTCGTCGCCATCCTGTTGTTCATGCGTTCCAAACAATTAAAACAAATCGGGAAGTTGTCAATCGGACCGGGTATCTTTAACGTTAATGAACCAATGATTTTCGGACTACCGATTGTCATGAACCCACTGATCATGATCCCTTGGATTTTCGCTCCGATGATTACCGTCACCGTGACGTACTTCGCCATGTCAACAGGTCTCGTTCCGCCTCCGACCGGTGTCGCCGTCCCGTGGACCGTTCCGATGTTCATCAGCGGGATGATGGCGACGAATTCCCTGGCCGGCGGATTATTACAACTCGTCAACTTCGCGATCATCATGGCCGTGTGGTTCCCATTCCTTGTCTTCATCGATCGTCTGAACCTGAAAAAGGAGAGAGCAGAGGCGAAGACCATACAGGAAAAAGATCAACAAATCGGTTGA
- a CDS encoding PTS sugar transporter subunit IIB, whose protein sequence is MKKIMLACSSGMSTSILVSKMQEHAKGIGEEAKIWAVGQDQAMKEMDGADVILIGPQMRFLLSKFQKATDKPVEVIDMMAYGMADGKAAYEQAVKLMG, encoded by the coding sequence ATGAAAAAAATTATGTTGGCGTGCAGCTCGGGAATGTCGACGAGTATCCTCGTATCGAAAATGCAGGAACATGCGAAGGGAATCGGAGAAGAAGCCAAGATTTGGGCAGTAGGACAAGATCAGGCAATGAAAGAGATGGATGGTGCCGATGTCATCCTGATTGGACCTCAGATGCGTTTTCTATTATCGAAATTTCAAAAGGCGACAGATAAGCCGGTCGAAGTGATCGATATGATGGCGTATGGAATGGCTGACGGAAAAGCGGCGTACGAACAAGCCGTAAAATTGATGGGGTGA